A genomic stretch from Primulina huaijiensis isolate GDHJ02 chromosome 14, ASM1229523v2, whole genome shotgun sequence includes:
- the LOC140957179 gene encoding nucleobase-ascorbate transporter 6-like isoform X1: MSRLHTHQKISFRMFLIAFPALLRGVSLCLTCYSLFTVFTEAILLGFQHYIVMLGTTVIIPSALVPQMGGGNEEKAKVIQTLLFVAGLNTLLQTCFGTRLPAVMGGSYTFVAPTISIILSGRWSDPDPISKFKKIMRATQGAFIIASTVQIVLGFSGLWRNVARFLSPLSAVPLVALAGFGLYEFGFPGVANCVEIGLPQLIILVIFSQYLVHFVHPGKNIVDRFAVLFSVTVVWIYAHILTVGGAYNGKPTKTQTSCRTDRAGLIGAAPWIRVPYPFQWGAPSFNAGEAFAMTMTAFVALVESTGGFIAVSRYASATPLPPSILSRGVGWQGVAILLSGVFGTANGSSVSIENAGLLALTRVGSRRVVQISAVFMLLFSVLGKFGAVFASIPAPIVAALYCLFFAYVGAAGLSFLQFCNLNSFRNKFILGFSIYLGLSVPQYFKEYTAINTYGPVHTSGRWFNDFVNTPFSSKPFVAGILAYFLDNTLHKKDGQIRKDRGKQWWDKFRTFKSDTRSEEFYSLPFKLNKYFPSV, encoded by the exons ATGAGCCGGCTCCACACCCACCAAAAGATCAGCTTCCGAATGTTTCTTATTGCATTTCCAGCCCTCCTCCGTGGCGTCAGTCTCTGTTTAACTTGTTACTCTTTGTTTACTGTTTTCA CTGAGGCCATCCTTCTTGGATTTCAACATTATATAGTTATGCTTGGCACAACAGTCATCATACCCTCTGCTCTGGTTCCACAAATGGGGGGAGGAAAT GAAGAGAAAGCCAAAGTTATCCAGACTTTGTTGTTTGTTGCTGGGTTAAATACTCTGTTACAAACATGTTTTGGCACCAGGTTACCTGCTGTAATGGGAGGTTCATATACCTTTGTTGCACCTACAATATCCATAATCTTGTCTGGTAGATGGAGCGACCCAGATCCTATATCG AAGTTTAAAAAGATAATGCGGGCCACCCAGGGTGCATTTATTATCGCCTCCACTGTTCAAATAGTTCTCGGTTTCAGTGGTCTTTGGCGTAACGTTGCCAG GTTTCTTAGTCCACTTTCAGCTGTTCCATTGGTGGCTCTTGCTGGTTTTGGCCTCTATGAGTTTGGTTTCCCTGGG GTTGCCAACTGTGTCGAGATAGGGTTGCCACAGCTCataattttggtcatcttttctCAG TATTTGGTCCATTTTGTACACCCAGGAAAGAATATCGTGGACCGCTTCGCAGTTTTATTTTCAGTGACAGTTGTGTGGATTTATGCACATATATTAACTGTGGGGGGTGCCTACAATGGAAAGCCCACGAAGACCCAAACCAGCTGTAGAACCGACCGCGCTGGACTAATTGGCGCTGCTCCATG GATAAGAGTCCCATATCCCTTTCAATGGGGAGCACCTTCATTTAATGCTGGTGAAGCATTTGCCATGACTATGACCGCTTTTGTTGCTCTTGTAGAA TCCACTGGTGGATTTATTGCTGTGTCCAGATATGCAAGTGCAACCCCTTTACCCCCATCCATTCTCAGTCGTGGTGTAGGGTGGCAG GGCGTTGCGATCTTGTTATCTGGTGTGTTTGGAACTGCAAATGGGTCATCTGTATCCAT TGAGAACGCTGGTCTGTTAGCGCTGACTCGTGTTGGCAGTCGAAGAGTAGTGCAAATATCTGCTGTGTTCATGCTTCTCTTTTCTGTTCTTG GAAAATTTGGAGCAGTCTTTGCTTCTATACCTGCACCTATTGTGGCTGCTTTGTACTGCCTCTTTTTTGCCTATGTTG GTGCTGCTGGTTTAAGTTTTCTTCAGTTCTGTAACCTCAACAGTTTCCGGAACAAATTCATATTAGGCTTCTCTATTTATCTGGGCTTGTCTGTACCCCAGTACTTCAAGGAGTACACTGCCATCAACACATATGGTCCTGTGCACACATCGGGTCGATGG TTCAACGACTTCGTGAACACACCCTTTTCATCGAAACCTTTTGTGGCTGGTATTCTTGCATATTTCTTGGACAACACATTACACAAGAAGGATGGACAGATAAGGAAAGATAGGGGCAAGCAGTGGTGGGACAAATTCCGTACGTTCAAGTCCGATACAAGAAGTGAGGAATTCTATTCACTTCCCTTCAAACTTAACAAATATTTCCCATCTGTGTGA
- the LOC140957179 gene encoding nucleobase-ascorbate transporter 6-like isoform X2, whose translation MAGGAAPKADEPAPHPPKDQLPNVSYCISSPPPWPEAILLGFQHYIVMLGTTVIIPSALVPQMGGGNEEKAKVIQTLLFVAGLNTLLQTCFGTRLPAVMGGSYTFVAPTISIILSGRWSDPDPISKFKKIMRATQGAFIIASTVQIVLGFSGLWRNVARFLSPLSAVPLVALAGFGLYEFGFPGVANCVEIGLPQLIILVIFSQYLVHFVHPGKNIVDRFAVLFSVTVVWIYAHILTVGGAYNGKPTKTQTSCRTDRAGLIGAAPWIRVPYPFQWGAPSFNAGEAFAMTMTAFVALVESTGGFIAVSRYASATPLPPSILSRGVGWQGVAILLSGVFGTANGSSVSIENAGLLALTRVGSRRVVQISAVFMLLFSVLGKFGAVFASIPAPIVAALYCLFFAYVGAAGLSFLQFCNLNSFRNKFILGFSIYLGLSVPQYFKEYTAINTYGPVHTSGRWFNDFVNTPFSSKPFVAGILAYFLDNTLHKKDGQIRKDRGKQWWDKFRTFKSDTRSEEFYSLPFKLNKYFPSV comes from the exons ATGGCAGGTGGAGCAGCACCAAAGGCAGATGAGCCGGCTCCACACCCACCAAAAGATCAGCTTCCGAATGTTTCTTATTGCATTTCCAGCCCTCCTCCGTGGC CTGAGGCCATCCTTCTTGGATTTCAACATTATATAGTTATGCTTGGCACAACAGTCATCATACCCTCTGCTCTGGTTCCACAAATGGGGGGAGGAAAT GAAGAGAAAGCCAAAGTTATCCAGACTTTGTTGTTTGTTGCTGGGTTAAATACTCTGTTACAAACATGTTTTGGCACCAGGTTACCTGCTGTAATGGGAGGTTCATATACCTTTGTTGCACCTACAATATCCATAATCTTGTCTGGTAGATGGAGCGACCCAGATCCTATATCG AAGTTTAAAAAGATAATGCGGGCCACCCAGGGTGCATTTATTATCGCCTCCACTGTTCAAATAGTTCTCGGTTTCAGTGGTCTTTGGCGTAACGTTGCCAG GTTTCTTAGTCCACTTTCAGCTGTTCCATTGGTGGCTCTTGCTGGTTTTGGCCTCTATGAGTTTGGTTTCCCTGGG GTTGCCAACTGTGTCGAGATAGGGTTGCCACAGCTCataattttggtcatcttttctCAG TATTTGGTCCATTTTGTACACCCAGGAAAGAATATCGTGGACCGCTTCGCAGTTTTATTTTCAGTGACAGTTGTGTGGATTTATGCACATATATTAACTGTGGGGGGTGCCTACAATGGAAAGCCCACGAAGACCCAAACCAGCTGTAGAACCGACCGCGCTGGACTAATTGGCGCTGCTCCATG GATAAGAGTCCCATATCCCTTTCAATGGGGAGCACCTTCATTTAATGCTGGTGAAGCATTTGCCATGACTATGACCGCTTTTGTTGCTCTTGTAGAA TCCACTGGTGGATTTATTGCTGTGTCCAGATATGCAAGTGCAACCCCTTTACCCCCATCCATTCTCAGTCGTGGTGTAGGGTGGCAG GGCGTTGCGATCTTGTTATCTGGTGTGTTTGGAACTGCAAATGGGTCATCTGTATCCAT TGAGAACGCTGGTCTGTTAGCGCTGACTCGTGTTGGCAGTCGAAGAGTAGTGCAAATATCTGCTGTGTTCATGCTTCTCTTTTCTGTTCTTG GAAAATTTGGAGCAGTCTTTGCTTCTATACCTGCACCTATTGTGGCTGCTTTGTACTGCCTCTTTTTTGCCTATGTTG GTGCTGCTGGTTTAAGTTTTCTTCAGTTCTGTAACCTCAACAGTTTCCGGAACAAATTCATATTAGGCTTCTCTATTTATCTGGGCTTGTCTGTACCCCAGTACTTCAAGGAGTACACTGCCATCAACACATATGGTCCTGTGCACACATCGGGTCGATGG TTCAACGACTTCGTGAACACACCCTTTTCATCGAAACCTTTTGTGGCTGGTATTCTTGCATATTTCTTGGACAACACATTACACAAGAAGGATGGACAGATAAGGAAAGATAGGGGCAAGCAGTGGTGGGACAAATTCCGTACGTTCAAGTCCGATACAAGAAGTGAGGAATTCTATTCACTTCCCTTCAAACTTAACAAATATTTCCCATCTGTGTGA